Sequence from the Fulvivirga ligni genome:
CAAAAGGTAGAGGAGCTCCTCACTTTGTGAAATCTGATGATCGCATTTATCTGTATGGAAGCAAAGGCCTTGTTTCTATAAGATGGGACGGCACTGATGAAAAAGAGTTAGTGAAAGTAACCGGGATCACACCTTACGGCTTTGTAAGAGATAAATTTGATTCGCATAGCATGCTTTCAGCTGAAGAACCAGAAGCAGCCTCTAAACCTTCTGAAGCTGATTTGGTAATTATGGCGCCAGAGGGAGATCAGGCTTTGGCTATGATCAATAATGAAATTTACACCGTAACCGTGCCGAGAATAGGCTCTGAAGTGGTGAAAATAGCCGTGGCCAACCCGGGCAATGCTGCCTTCCCTAGCAGAAAGCTCACACAGATCGGCGGGCAGTTTCCGAGCTGGAGCCGAGATGGTAAAAAAGTAAATTGGGCCATCGGTAACGCTTACTTCTCTTATGATCTTGCGGCCGCTAAAGCTAATGAAGAAGCTCTGGAGAAAAAGAAAAAAGAGGAGAAGAAAGAAGATAAAAAAGAAGAAGGTGAGAAAAAGGAAGACAAGAAAGATGACAAATACAAACCTACAGAATTAAGGGTAAAAGTATCTGTACCAAGAGATATTCCTGAAGGAAAAATTCTACTTCAAAACGCTCGCATCATTACCATGAAAGGCGATGAGGTAATTGAAAAAGGAGATATCTACATCGAAAACAACAGAATAGTTAAGGTTGGCAAAGCAGGTTCTCTCTCTGTAGATGGTGGTGTTACTACCATGGATATGAGTGGAAAAACCATTATGCCCGGCTTTGTAGATACTCACGCTCACTTAAGACCCGCCTGGGGACTGGAAAAATCTGAGGCATGGCCTTATGCTGCCAACCTGGCTTACGGTGTTACCACCACCAGAGATCCACAAACAGGTACTACCGACGTACTTACCTATCAGGATATGGTAGAGTCTGGTATGATGGTAGGGCCGAGAATCTATTCTACGGGTCCTGGAGTTGGCTTCTGGGCTTACAACGTAAAAGATCTTGATCAGGCCAGAGATATTTTAAAGCAATACTCTGAGTACTATAATACCAAGACCATTAAAATGTACATTACTGGTAACAGACAGCAGAGACAGTGGATCATCATGGCGGCAAAAGAACAAGAGCTAATGCCTACCACTGAGGGAGCGTTAAACTTCAAGCTAAACATGAACCAGATTATAGATGGTTATCCTGGTCATGAGCATAGTTTCCCTATTTATCCTTTGTACAGTGATGTGCTTAAACTAGTTAGCGAAACCAAAACAGCTTATACCCCTACACTTTTGGTTTCTTACGGCGGGCCATGGGCAGAAAATTATTACTACGAAACGGAAAATGTGCAGGGCGACAAGAAATTGAACTATTTCACCCCTAAGTCAGAACTAGATGCAAAAACCAGAAGAAGAAATGCTGGCTGGTTTATGAAAGAAGAATATGTATTCGAAGACCATGCTAAATTCGTAAATGAACTGGTTAAAGATGGCGGTATCGCGGGTGTTGGTTCTCATGGACAGCTGCAAGGCCTTGGATACCACTGGGAATTATGGTCAGTGCAGTCTGGTGGTCTTTCTGAGCACAATGCCTTAAAAGTGGCGACTATCCTAGGCGCCGAGGCCATCGGTTTAGAGCAGGATTTAGGCTCATTGGAAGAAGGAAAAATAGCAGACCTTGTTATCCTGGATAAAAATCCACTGGATGATATTAGAAATTCAAACACCGTGAATATGGTGATGAAGAATGGTAGACTTTATAAAGGAGAAAACCTGAATGAAGTTTATCCTAAAGAGAGAGAAAACATTTTCCATTGGCATCAGGACGCGCCTGTGAATGTGCCTGGAATAAAGAAATAAAGATAATAGTATAGTTTAATTCCCTCATAAAAGAGGTTGCCGTAGTGGCAACCTCTTTTTTATTTTAATCGATCAATGCCAGTGCATATTCAGCCCCTAACTTGGCCTTGTGGTTTTTTGCCAGCAGCTCTATAAACTTAATTCTTGCGTTTATATAGCTTACTTCTCTATAGTTCACCAGGAAAAGAGAACTTTCACCTGAATTATACTTTTGCTTTTCTCCTAGGACCAATTGATTATAGTCTCTTACAGTACGCTCATAAATCTGAGTTTGTCCATAAACATTATCCCAGGTATTCAAAGCTGTATTTGCTTTATAAACTACCTGAGCTGACTTTTGAGTCAGAGACAACTCTGCCTCTCGTATTTTTAAACTGTTTAGCTGTAGAGCTCCCCTTTCTTTTCTTAAGAATAATGGAAATTCAAAATCAAGCCCCCATTTGTAATTATTCATATTATAAGATCCCATGAAGTCCTCGGTGGTAGACTTGGTAAGCGCATAATAATTAAGGTTCACCGTTGGCTTAAGGCTCTCTCTTTTAAGCCGTTGCTCAACCCCTAAATCCGCTATTTTAAACTCATACTGCCTCAGTTGCGGGTGCGTGTTTAGCAAGTTATCGAGTTGACTATAAAGGTTTTGATCCACTGGAATTGGAGCGAAATGATCCAGGCTCAGCGGTGTAGTGTTAGCATCAACTTCAAGTGGCACCACACCATCTGCCCACATGTAAATAGATAGCAAGGCGGATGAATTTTGATATTCTAACTTGGCCTGCTCATACGAAAGCTTCCTATTTTGAAGTTGAATACTGGCCTCAAGTGTATCAATAGCAGGCTTATCTCCATACCGAACACTTTCTTTTACTGCATTTAATCTTTCTGCTACAAGATCAACACCTTCTTCATATACCAGCATGGTATGATATGCCAGAAACCAATCTAAATAAGCTTTACCGGCCTCATAATTGAGCTCATTCAACATGATCTGCCTTTCTGCTTCAGTACTTTGCTGATAAATCTGGGCTTGCCTTAGCTCCGCTCTTCTTTTATCAATGAACAATCCTTTACCAATGGGTAAGGAAACGCCACCGTACAGTAGTCCGGCATCCGAAGTGCTGTTCTCAGGATTTAGATAATAGCCGTCATTCTCTTCATAACCCGCCTTAGCTTCAATACCAAACCAGGTAGGTACTTTCAGATACACATCTTTCAGACTGTAGTATTGAGTTTCCGAAAAGTATTTCTCTTTCCATTTCATATTAGCCTTTGGATCAAAGCCTCCTCTGGCTTGCGTGACCTGCGCCTTACCTTTGAGCAGTTGAAGCTCCGACTGTATAGCTATCGGGTGGTTCTCATTGACAATTTCCAAAAAAGCCTCTAAGGATAACTCTGACGACACAGAATCCTGTTGCGCCATTACCTGAAATGACAGCATTATTCCCAGTCCAACGAAGCATATATGTTTAATGAAACTTAAGTGCATTCTTCTATGATTTCTTTTTCTTCTCATCTTCTGGTGCTGTTTTCTGAGCATTGCCAGCTTTGCTGTTATTTGTCTTATAATAATCTGGAGGAAAGCCATTTATGTTTCTCCACAGCTCATACCAGATACTCACATTTTTCAGCAACACCATATTCCTGGTTCCGGCACCTACTCTAAGCGCATCTGGCCACTCATGATCATCAGGATCAGGAGCTACCAAAACTCTGTATTTTCCATTCGGGCTTATGAAGTTATCAATGGCATAAACATAGCCGCCGTAGGTACCGTAGCTGGTGTTTGGCCAACCCGAAAATACTACTGCAGGCCAGCCATCAAACTGTATCCTAACATGCTGCCCTTTATCTAGAAGGGGCAAATCCAAAGGTTTCACGTACATTTCTACTGCCAAACTATAGTTAGATGGCATAATACTTACTATGCTTTCACCTTCCTTAATGGTTTCTCCAAGACCTGTTTGTATTGCCTGAGTAACATACCCATTTTGAGGAGCCGTGATATAATACAGACCAGTTCTCACCGAGTAATTCATGTACTGATTTTGAAGCTTAGATACCGTGGTCTCAGCATCATACATGTTAGACATGGCTGAATATTTATCCGACTCAGCTTTGGCTATGCTCTCTCTATATTTTGTTCTGATTGAATTCAGCTCTACCTTGGCATTGATCACATCATTTTTGCTAGAGAGTAATTTGTTCTCGTAGGAAATCATTTCAGCTTGAGTCTTTTGTAAGGTAAGCTTTCTTTTTTCAAGATCAGTTAATGACTTTAACCCGCTTTCATAAAGTTTTTCCTGTCTCGCATACTGTTCCTGCGCTATATTGAAATTAGTTATAGATGCCTGATAACTAATGCTGTCACTGGTAACTTTAAGATGCGCCTGCTTCAACTTATTTTTAGCCTGTTCTAACTTCAAGTCACTAGTGGTGGCCAATGCATCGATCTGATTATCAAGTGCTTTCACCTTTTCCATGTAAGACTTCACCGCCAATTCTTTAGCTGTAAGCTGTTCTTTGGTTCTTGTAAGTAAGTTAGGATCGAAATAGTTATCCTTAATTTCAGAAATATAAAGAATGGTGTCCCCTTTCTCCACAAAATCACCTTCCTGCACATACCACTTTTCTATTCTACCAGCAATGATAGAATGTATGGTCTGTGGTCTTTGATCTGGGCGAAGTGCCGTTACATTACCTCTAGCTCCAATATTCTGAGTCCATGGTAAAAACATAATGATGAGCGCACCTATCAAGGTAAAAGTGATGATCCTAATCAATACCTTTCCAGAAGATTTCTTTTCTACCCGGTCCAGTGCTGAATACTTGCTTCGATTCACTCTATCACCTATACTATTCGTTGATATATTAAGCATGGCTGGTATTTTTTAGATTTAACTTTTCATTCAGATCATTATAAGGAGCCATTTCTTTTAGCTGGCCATTCTCCATATGGATCACTTTATCTGCCTTATTCACAAAGTAAAACTCAGAAGATACCGCTACCAAGGTCCAGGGATGCTCCGGTGAAGCCAGAAAATCGACAATCCTTCTGTACTCGGTTTCATCGAGGTGATTATAGAGGTCTTCCAACAGCAGTAACTTAGGGATGTCAGCTATACTCCTGGCTAAGAGCAACTTCTGAACAATACTATCCGGCAATTTCTTGCCTTGAGTATCTAAAAGTGTATCATAACCATTAGGCAAACCTTTGATAAAATCTTCTAAATGTAGATTTTTTATGGCCCATCTCACATTGGCCATGGTTACAGATTCCCGACCCATGGTGATATTTTCGAGTACTGTCCCTTCAAACAGTTGCTCCTGAGACAGATAATCGCCCATCACAGCTCTGAGGCAACTAATATTCAAATTTCCTTTTGGAAAACCATTGTAAGAAAGGCTTCCCTCAGGTAGGTCATACAAGCCCGCCATTATATAAAGTAAGGAGCGCTTACCAGAATTATTACTTCCCGAAATGACTACCTTTTCACCCGATTTAATACTTAAACTAATGTCCTTTAGCACATAACTGCTCTGCCCTGGAAAGGCGAACGAAGCATTCATTAAATCTAGGGATAGCCCTCCGTTAGACTCTTTGGCAATGTCTATTCCAGAAGTCTCCTCTAAACTAAGGTCTGTTACCTGAGCAATTTTCTCTAGCGATGTAAGTACATCATAAATGGTTTCCAAACTTCTGATCAGCTTTTCAACAGCTACCATTACCGTAAGGATAATAATCTCTGCCGCTATAAATTGGCCGATGTTCATCTGCTGCTCCATTACCAAAATACCACCAATGGCCAAAAGCCCCGTGGCTACCAGCACTTTGAAAACGACCATCAAAGAATACTGCTGAAGCAACACTTTAAAGTGGCTTTCTCTAGACTCCAAATATTTATCTACATGCTCATTAACCTTTTGCAATGGGAGATCTGTATTCCCTACAAGCTTGAAAGTCATGTTGGTTCTGGCCAATTCTTCTAACCAATAAGCTACTCTGTATTTATGCTTTGATTCGTTCAAGCTGGTGGTCATACCTTTTTGGCCTGTAAAGCGAATGATCACTATCACCAAAATGACCAGAATAACACTGAAAAAGATGAAGAATGAGTGGTAAAAAGAAAGTAGTAAAAGCCCGAATACCACATTTAATAAGGCCGCTGAAAAATCTATCAGTATTTTA
This genomic interval carries:
- a CDS encoding amidohydrolase family protein, whose amino-acid sequence is MKLLLSIALCMVSTVSLFAQQDSVAVADTVSIEETKKELPLSADRKIALKTSEGSWISLDVSPDGKTIAFDLLGDLYLLPIAGGKAEQLTEGMAFDSHPKFSPDGKTILFISDRSGGENAWTIDLESKDTKLITKGNNNTYQSAEWAPDGKYIVAAQGERNLKLHIYHIDGGSGAQLIDNPESLKTIEPAFGADERYIWYSKRNSAWQYNASLPQYQLALYDRETGESQTMTSRYGSAFAPTLSPDGKWLVYGTRYNTETGLILRDLKSGDEKWLAYPVQRDEQESIAPLGVLPAMSFTPDSQQLIASYGGKIYSIPVGGGDATNIPFEVDTEIQVGPRLKFNYPISDDKTFDVTQIRDVKPSPDGSKIAFTALNRLYTMEMPSGTPKRVTDLDVNEAMPTWSPDGAFLAFVTWDDENGGSLYKVNVKGKAKPVKLISAPGTYTSPAWSFNGDKIVYMRGSRQDFMNSTGPIGFHTHDEIRWVSAKGGETHFIDKAKGRGAPHFVKSDDRIYLYGSKGLVSIRWDGTDEKELVKVTGITPYGFVRDKFDSHSMLSAEEPEAASKPSEADLVIMAPEGDQALAMINNEIYTVTVPRIGSEVVKIAVANPGNAAFPSRKLTQIGGQFPSWSRDGKKVNWAIGNAYFSYDLAAAKANEEALEKKKKEEKKEDKKEEGEKKEDKKDDKYKPTELRVKVSVPRDIPEGKILLQNARIITMKGDEVIEKGDIYIENNRIVKVGKAGSLSVDGGVTTMDMSGKTIMPGFVDTHAHLRPAWGLEKSEAWPYAANLAYGVTTTRDPQTGTTDVLTYQDMVESGMMVGPRIYSTGPGVGFWAYNVKDLDQARDILKQYSEYYNTKTIKMYITGNRQQRQWIIMAAKEQELMPTTEGALNFKLNMNQIIDGYPGHEHSFPIYPLYSDVLKLVSETKTAYTPTLLVSYGGPWAENYYYETENVQGDKKLNYFTPKSELDAKTRRRNAGWFMKEEYVFEDHAKFVNELVKDGGIAGVGSHGQLQGLGYHWELWSVQSGGLSEHNALKVATILGAEAIGLEQDLGSLEEGKIADLVILDKNPLDDIRNSNTVNMVMKNGRLYKGENLNEVYPKERENIFHWHQDAPVNVPGIKK
- a CDS encoding TolC family protein: MRRKRNHRRMHLSFIKHICFVGLGIMLSFQVMAQQDSVSSELSLEAFLEIVNENHPIAIQSELQLLKGKAQVTQARGGFDPKANMKWKEKYFSETQYYSLKDVYLKVPTWFGIEAKAGYEENDGYYLNPENSTSDAGLLYGGVSLPIGKGLFIDKRRAELRQAQIYQQSTEAERQIMLNELNYEAGKAYLDWFLAYHTMLVYEEGVDLVAERLNAVKESVRYGDKPAIDTLEASIQLQNRKLSYEQAKLEYQNSSALLSIYMWADGVVPLEVDANTTPLSLDHFAPIPVDQNLYSQLDNLLNTHPQLRQYEFKIADLGVEQRLKRESLKPTVNLNYYALTKSTTEDFMGSYNMNNYKWGLDFEFPLFLRKERGALQLNSLKIREAELSLTQKSAQVVYKANTALNTWDNVYGQTQIYERTVRDYNQLVLGEKQKYNSGESSLFLVNYREVSYINARIKFIELLAKNHKAKLGAEYALALID
- a CDS encoding HlyD family secretion protein, which encodes MLNISTNSIGDRVNRSKYSALDRVEKKSSGKVLIRIITFTLIGALIIMFLPWTQNIGARGNVTALRPDQRPQTIHSIIAGRIEKWYVQEGDFVEKGDTILYISEIKDNYFDPNLLTRTKEQLTAKELAVKSYMEKVKALDNQIDALATTSDLKLEQAKNKLKQAHLKVTSDSISYQASITNFNIAQEQYARQEKLYESGLKSLTDLEKRKLTLQKTQAEMISYENKLLSSKNDVINAKVELNSIRTKYRESIAKAESDKYSAMSNMYDAETTVSKLQNQYMNYSVRTGLYYITAPQNGYVTQAIQTGLGETIKEGESIVSIMPSNYSLAVEMYVKPLDLPLLDKGQHVRIQFDGWPAVVFSGWPNTSYGTYGGYVYAIDNFISPNGKYRVLVAPDPDDHEWPDALRVGAGTRNMVLLKNVSIWYELWRNINGFPPDYYKTNNSKAGNAQKTAPEDEKKKKS
- a CDS encoding peptidase domain-containing ABC transporter codes for the protein MEEFNNSLTPTQRFWRLLKPDGKEIRNVYIYSIFNGLISLSLPLGIQAIINFIQGGQISTSWVVLVFLVVLGIAITGVLQIYQLRITENLQQKIFSRAAFEFAYRLPRAKMEQLYKHYAPELMNRFFDIISVQKGLSKILIDFSAALLNVVFGLLLLSFYHSFFIFFSVILVILVIVIIRFTGQKGMTTSLNESKHKYRVAYWLEELARTNMTFKLVGNTDLPLQKVNEHVDKYLESRESHFKVLLQQYSLMVVFKVLVATGLLAIGGILVMEQQMNIGQFIAAEIIILTVMVAVEKLIRSLETIYDVLTSLEKIAQVTDLSLEETSGIDIAKESNGGLSLDLMNASFAFPGQSSYVLKDISLSIKSGEKVVISGSNNSGKRSLLYIMAGLYDLPEGSLSYNGFPKGNLNISCLRAVMGDYLSQEQLFEGTVLENITMGRESVTMANVRWAIKNLHLEDFIKGLPNGYDTLLDTQGKKLPDSIVQKLLLARSIADIPKLLLLEDLYNHLDETEYRRIVDFLASPEHPWTLVAVSSEFYFVNKADKVIHMENGQLKEMAPYNDLNEKLNLKNTSHA